GTTCACCAATGGATACTAGTTTTACTATTAAAGTTTTACCTTGTTCAATTTCGATATCAATTTCCTCACCTAAGCGCATTCCATAAAAGAACGTTAAAGTATCAAGTACTGACATATCACCATACTGCTCATAGAATTGATGATAATCCATAAATACTTTTGGATAGAGAGCGTAAGTAATCATGTCAAAACTAGTGATTTGTCTGTCTAGCTTATGAAACAAAGTTTCTTTTAAATCTTTGAAATCCACAGGGTCAAGAAGCTCTCCCGGGCGTCTAGTAATGGGATTTCTCCCTTTAAGTATGATGCGTTGTAATTCTTGGGGAAACCCTTGATATGGTTGTCCAAGGTACCCTTCAAAAAATTCGATAACCGAATCAGGAAAGTCAATAGATTCTCCTTGCTCATAAATGTCATCTTCATTTAAGTTATTCTGAACCATAAATAAGGCCATATCTCCAACAACTTTTGAAGAAGGAGTAACTTTAACGAGGTCTCCAAACATATCATTGACACGTCGATACATTTTTTTGACTTCATCCCATCTCTCTTCCAAACCAACAGCTTTAGCCTGTTGTTGCAAGTTACTATATTGACCTCCGGGCATTTCGTGATCATACACCTCTGAATTCGGTGCCATCATTCCACTTTCGAAATCCTGGTAATACTTTCGAATATCATGCCAATATAACCCTAAATCCTCATATGCATTAACATTAATATTCGGTTGTCGTTTGTTGCCTTCAAGTGCATGATAAAGGCTTGTAGCGCTAGGTTGTGACGTTAAACCAGCCATTGAACTAGCTGCCACATCTACTGCATCTACACCCGCTTCTATGGCCCTTGCATATGTGAATATTCCGTTTCCGCTTGTATCGTGTGTATGAAGATGAATTGGAATATCCACCGATTCTTTTAGGGATGATATTAATTGATAGGCAGCTTCAGGTTTAAGCAATCCTGCCATATCTTTAATGCCTAATATATGTGATCCTGCATTTTCAAGTTCTTTTGCCAAGTTCACATAGTAATTCAAATCGTACTTTGTTTTGGAAGGGTCTAGAATATCTCCTGTGTAACACATAGATGCTTCTGCAATCTTATCGTTGTTTCGAACAGCTTCGATAGCTAAGGTCATACCCTTTACCCAATTTAAACTATCAAAGATGCGGAAAACGTCTATTCCTGCTTGACTACTCTTTTCAACAAATTCACGAATAAGGTTGTCTGGATAGTTTTTATATCCTACCGCGTTACTAGCCCGTAAGAGCATTTGGAATAAAACATTTGGCATTTTGTCTCTCATATGAATTAAACGCTGCCATGGATCTTCTTTTAAGAAACGATAGGAAACATCAAATGTAGCGCCTCCCCACATTTCAACTGAAAAAAGTTCAGGAAGAAGCTTTGCAGTTGGCTCAGCAATATGTTCTAAATCTTTAGAGCGAATGCGTGTAGCGAGCAACGACTGGTGGGCATCACGAAATGTGGTGTCTGTATAGAGTACACGGTCTTGTGCTTTCAACCAATTCGCTACAGCTTCTGGTCCTTGCTCATCTAGCATTTGTTTTGTTCCTCTTGGAATTTCTGTATAAGGTTTCACATCAGGCATCCTTGGTTTATGCAGTGCAGGCTTTTTCTTTTTTTCAGTCCCTTGGAAGCCATTTACCGTAGTAGAAGCAATATAAGAGAGCATTTTCGTACCACGATCTTTACGCTTAGGAAATACAAATAGTTCAGGTGATTGATCAATAAAAGTAGTGTCATATTCACCATTTAAAAATTTCGAATGCAAGATAACGTTTTCAAGAAAAGGTATGTTGGTTTTAATACCACGAATTCGAAATTCCTTTAAGTTTCGTACCATCTTATTAGCTGCCTGTTCAAAACTAAGTGCCCATGTTGAAACTTTAACTAATAATGAATCATAGTGTGGAGAAATAACAGCCCCTTGAAACCCATTTCCAGCGTCTAATCGTACTCCAAATCCGCCACCAGTACGATATGCCATAATTTTACCTGTATCGGGCATGAAATTATTCAAAGGATCCTCTGTCGTTACACGAGATTGGATAGCATAACCATGTGTTTTTATATCAGTTTGTACTGGAATACCTATCGGTTGTTCAAATAAGTTATATCCTTCTGCAATCATGATTTGAGTTTGAACAATATCAATACCTGTAATTAATTCGGTTATGGTATGTTCAACCTGAACACGAGGATTCACCTCAATAAAGAAGAATTCATCACCTGAGACGAGAAATTCCACTGTACCCGCATTTATATACTGAACATTCTTCATAAGTTGTACGGCTGAATCACAAATCTTCTCTCTTAACCCATTTGGTAGAGATACACTTGGTGCAACCTCTACAACTTTTTGGTGGCGTCGCTGAACGGAACAATCACGTTCATAAAGATGTACGATATTCCCATCTACATCTCCCAAAATTTGAACTTCTATGTGTTTTGGATTTTCTACAAGTTTTTCTACATAAACTTCATCGCTACCAAATGCTGCTTTTGCCTCGGATTTAGCTCGATCATAAGAATCACTTAGTGTATCCTCACTTCGAACGATTCTCATCCCACGGCCTCCACCACCAAGTGAGGCCTTAATAATGATAGGAAAGCCATGTTTTTGCCCAAACTCTCGTACTTCTTCTAATCCCGAAACAGGTCCATCAGTACCAGGAATAACAGGTATATCAGCTTCTATAGCTTGATATCTTGCTTTTACTTTATCGCCAAACATATGTAAATGGGTACTTGTCGGACCGATAAACGTAATGCCTTCATCTTCACAACGCTTCGCAAAATGAATATTTTCTGATAAAAAACCATATCCTGGATGTATCGCATCAACGCCGACACTTTTAGCGGTTTCAATAATTCCTTCAATATCAAGGTAAGCATCAATAGGCTTCTTTCCTTCACCAATTAAATATGCTTCATCTGCTTTGTAACGATGGTAGGAACCACTATCCTCTTTTGAATAAATAGCAACAGTTCGAATGTTCAACTCTGTACATGCTCGAAATACACGGATTGCAATTTCACCACGATTTGCTACTAAGACCTTATTGATCTTTTGGTATTCACCCATGGTTGTCCTCCTTTAGGTTGTGTTGCACTATTTGTCGTTGTCTTTCGATTTTCCATATCTTCATCAACGGCTTGCTTCGTAAATGTATAATCTTCCTGAAGCTTTGCCTGTTTTGCAACGTTATTCAAAATTCCCATCGAAGCTAATAGAACAATTAATGAGGACCCTCCATAACTTACAAATGGCAATGGAACACCTGTGATTGGTAAAATCCCACTAATTGCTCCTAAATTAATAAACGCTTGGATTCCTATCATGGAAGAGATCCCAATAGCTAATAAACTACCGAAACCATCTTTACATTTTCGTGCTACATATAGTCCACGCAATACTATTAATGCCATAAGTCCAAGAGTAATTAGCACTCCTAGTACACCAAGCTCCTCAGCAACAACGGCCATAATAAAATCAGTGTGTGGCTCTAATAGATATCCTAATTTCTGCACACTTTGTCCTAAGCCCTCACCCGTTAATCCGCCAGTACCAATAGCTATGTAGGATTGAATTAGATGATAACCATCTGATTCTGGAAGTTGGAAAGGCTGATAGGCACCAGTGAACCTCGCTATTCGTTCATCTGAAGTCATTTTTGGAAGTGCTAAAATAATACAAATCGCTCCTGTAATGCCTAACAGAAAAATATGACGAAAACGAATACCAGAACTAATAATTACAGCACATGCCATTAAAAAGATAATTGCCGCTGTACCTATATCTGGTTGGATACCAATAAGCGCTAATATTGCAATTGTCAAAGCAATAGGTGGCAAAACGGCTTTTGTAAAATCCTGAATATAAGCTTGCTTCTTGGATAAAACAGAAGCTAAGTACATGATTAACCCAATCTTTGCTGCTTCAGCAGGTTGGAAACTAACTGGCCCAAAATCAAACCATGAATTTGCATTCCCCTTGTTACTTCCCACAATTAACACTAAGACTAGGGTTGATAATACAAAAAAAATAATTAACGGCATCAACTTTTGATACTTTTGATAAGGAAAAAACATGGTGATAACAAATGCTATTAATCCTAAAACAACCCACTGAATTTGCTTTGTTAAGTAATATGTGCTTGGAACATCAAACTTCACAACCCCATAAACCATCGAAGCACTATAGATCATAATTACACCAAAAGCAGTGAGTACTAATGGGGCAAATATTAATGTGAAATCAAAATTTTTAAATATTTTTTTCATAACGTCCATCCTTATGTAAGAATATCGGTAGTGGTGATACTCTTATTTATGTATTTTCTCTGCTGTATGTGGAACACTTATCGACACTTTTCACAAGCGTTTTTCTACTGTATTAATTTTTACTAGATGAAAGAAGCATTCTCCTGCTTTTTTTTCAAAAATATTTTACTTTTTATATATAACCGTTCGAAAAGTAAATTCCAATTAAGTCAGTACATCGTCACTTTTAGTTAGAAAACAATGTTATTGAGTCTATTCCCTTGTGTTTGTCTCTTTTCCTGATTTTGAAAGTGAGTCTTCATAAAGCAAAAAAACTCAAATTATCACCACGTGGTGTAATTTGAGTTTGAAAATCACGAATTTTGTGAAGCTTCGTGTAAAGCATTCATTTCTTGCTCTAAATTCTCGAGAAGTTTTTTGCCGTCTTCTTCGTTAATTAAATTTAAACGAACCGCAAAATCTATTTCTCGAGATAAACCGAACATTTGTGTATCGAGAACCTCTTCATATAGAGGGCATTGCGGCATGGTTAGATTATCCATCTGAACTCTAATGAGTCTTGCAATTTTTTCAGCATCGGCCTTAAGAAGGGCATATGCTTGTTGGCGATGATCAACCGCTACTTCAGATGACACGTTAATCCCCTCCGATTAAAACAGACTTTCTTGTATTTATATTAGCGTCTCACAAAGAAAAATGCAAGCAAAGATATGCTTTTTGCACATCTTAGAGACTTATATAAAACTGTTTCCTGAATGGAAAAGAGATCATTTAGAAAATAAATAGGTCTTCTCGATTCGCTAACATTTCTAATAGATGCATACCTACTACGCTATTCCCTTTTTCGTCAAGAGCTGGTCCAAATACAGCAATCCCACCTAAATCTTTATGTGCCCCCATTATTGCCCCAGAAACTCCACTTTTCGCAGGAATTCCAACGCGTATAGCAAATGATCCTGATGCATCATACATTCCACACGTAACCATGAATGTCTTGCAAATCCGAGCATAGTGTTGAGGTATAATTTGTCTACCCGTATCTAAGTCCATTCCTTCATTGGCAAACACAGCTCCTATTCGAGCCAATTGCTGAATGTTAACCCCAATTGCACATTGTTTCGTATAAGTATCCAGAAGTTCTTCTACACTGCCTTCTACAACACCTGTTTGCTTCATAAAGAAACTTAAAGACCGATTTAAATAAGCTGTTTCAAATTCCGATGAAGCGACTTCTTCATTATACGTTATTGTATTGTCACCTGATAATTCATGTACGAAGGCTAGCAAACGTCCAACTTTTTGATCGGGCGACGATCCTTCTATCATATCGGTAACAGCTAAGGCTCCTGCATTTATCATGGGATTTAATGGTTTTGAAGGATTGGATGTTTCTAATTTTGCTATAGAATGAAACGGATCACCTGTTGGCTCCATTCCTACTTTTGAAAATACGTAATCTTCTCCTTGATCCATCAATGCCAATGCTAGTGATATAACCTTTGAAATACTTTGTAAGGTAAACGTATGTTCAAGATTTCCCGCCTTTATACATTCACCATTCAGATGAACAATGCTAATCGCAATATTCTCAGGGTTTTGTTTCGCTAATGCTGGAATATAATCTGGTACTTTACCTAAATGAGTAAATGAATGAACATGGTTAATCCATCCCTCTAGTTGATGTTGGTTCACT
This genomic stretch from Pontibacillus yanchengensis harbors:
- a CDS encoding DUF1507 family protein; the protein is MSSEVAVDHRQQAYALLKADAEKIARLIRVQMDNLTMPQCPLYEEVLDTQMFGLSREIDFAVRLNLINEEDGKKLLENLEQEMNALHEASQNS
- the glsA gene encoding glutaminase A → MRKKVNQHQLEGWINHVHSFTHLGKVPDYIPALAKQNPENIAISIVHLNGECIKAGNLEHTFTLQSISKVISLALALMDQGEDYVFSKVGMEPTGDPFHSIAKLETSNPSKPLNPMINAGALAVTDMIEGSSPDQKVGRLLAFVHELSGDNTITYNEEVASSEFETAYLNRSLSFFMKQTGVVEGSVEELLDTYTKQCAIGVNIQQLARIGAVFANEGMDLDTGRQIIPQHYARICKTFMVTCGMYDASGSFAIRVGIPAKSGVSGAIMGAHKDLGGIAVFGPALDEKGNSVVGMHLLEMLANREDLFIF
- the pyc gene encoding pyruvate carboxylase yields the protein MGEYQKINKVLVANRGEIAIRVFRACTELNIRTVAIYSKEDSGSYHRYKADEAYLIGEGKKPIDAYLDIEGIIETAKSVGVDAIHPGYGFLSENIHFAKRCEDEGITFIGPTSTHLHMFGDKVKARYQAIEADIPVIPGTDGPVSGLEEVREFGQKHGFPIIIKASLGGGGRGMRIVRSEDTLSDSYDRAKSEAKAAFGSDEVYVEKLVENPKHIEVQILGDVDGNIVHLYERDCSVQRRHQKVVEVAPSVSLPNGLREKICDSAVQLMKNVQYINAGTVEFLVSGDEFFFIEVNPRVQVEHTITELITGIDIVQTQIMIAEGYNLFEQPIGIPVQTDIKTHGYAIQSRVTTEDPLNNFMPDTGKIMAYRTGGGFGVRLDAGNGFQGAVISPHYDSLLVKVSTWALSFEQAANKMVRNLKEFRIRGIKTNIPFLENVILHSKFLNGEYDTTFIDQSPELFVFPKRKDRGTKMLSYIASTTVNGFQGTEKKKKPALHKPRMPDVKPYTEIPRGTKQMLDEQGPEAVANWLKAQDRVLYTDTTFRDAHQSLLATRIRSKDLEHIAEPTAKLLPELFSVEMWGGATFDVSYRFLKEDPWQRLIHMRDKMPNVLFQMLLRASNAVGYKNYPDNLIREFVEKSSQAGIDVFRIFDSLNWVKGMTLAIEAVRNNDKIAEASMCYTGDILDPSKTKYDLNYYVNLAKELENAGSHILGIKDMAGLLKPEAAYQLISSLKESVDIPIHLHTHDTSGNGIFTYARAIEAGVDAVDVAASSMAGLTSQPSATSLYHALEGNKRQPNINVNAYEDLGLYWHDIRKYYQDFESGMMAPNSEVYDHEMPGGQYSNLQQQAKAVGLEERWDEVKKMYRRVNDMFGDLVKVTPSSKVVGDMALFMVQNNLNEDDIYEQGESIDFPDSVIEFFEGYLGQPYQGFPQELQRIILKGRNPITRRPGELLDPVDFKDLKETLFHKLDRQITSFDMITYALYPKVFMDYHQFYEQYGDMSVLDTLTFFYGMRLGEEIDIEIEQGKTLIVKLVSIGEPQADGTRVVYFELNGQPREIVVKDDSIKSAVEERPKADKDNDKHIGATMPGTVIKVIAEKGEKVNKGDHIMITEAMKMETTVQAPFEGKIKDIYVNNGGAIHVGDLLVEFE
- a CDS encoding FtsW/RodA/SpoVE family cell cycle protein, whose translation is MKKIFKNFDFTLIFAPLVLTAFGVIMIYSASMVYGVVKFDVPSTYYLTKQIQWVVLGLIAFVITMFFPYQKYQKLMPLIIFFVLSTLVLVLIVGSNKGNANSWFDFGPVSFQPAEAAKIGLIMYLASVLSKKQAYIQDFTKAVLPPIALTIAILALIGIQPDIGTAAIIFLMACAVIISSGIRFRHIFLLGITGAICIILALPKMTSDERIARFTGAYQPFQLPESDGYHLIQSYIAIGTGGLTGEGLGQSVQKLGYLLEPHTDFIMAVVAEELGVLGVLITLGLMALIVLRGLYVARKCKDGFGSLLAIGISSMIGIQAFINLGAISGILPITGVPLPFVSYGGSSLIVLLASMGILNNVAKQAKLQEDYTFTKQAVDEDMENRKTTTNSATQPKGGQPWVNTKRSIRS